AGGCCCTGCCCGACCAGCAGCGGGTCTACCGGCTGCTGGTGCCGTGGCTGGGCTTCCCCAGCGGCCAGGTGCGCTACGAGCGCGAGCTGCGCTCGGCCGGCCGGACCAAGTATCCGCTCGGGCGGATGATCCTGCTCGCCGCCGACAGCATCACCGGCTTCTCGGCGGCGCCGCTGCGGCTGGCCACCTGGCTGGGCGGGGGAGCGTTCGTCGTCTGCCTGGGGCTGCTGGTGTACACCTTCACCGGGTACGCGCTGGGGCACACCGTGCCCGGCTGGACCTCGCTGCTCACCGCGGTGGTCTTCATCGGGGCGGTGCAGCTGGTGTGCGTGGGCCTGCTCGGCGAGTACGTCGCCCGGATCTACACCGCGGTGCAGAACCGGCCCTCGTACTACGTGGGGCACGACACGGGGGACGGCGCGGGGGACAGCACGGGGGAGCAGTCCCCTGCTCCCCGCTCGGTCCCCCGCTCGCGCACCCGTGCGGAGCCGTGAACACCACGCGACCGGGCGCTGGCGCGAAGTGGAACAAAGTGGTAGAGAACCGGCGGGAGCGCCGGTCACGCGCATTTGTTTTGACCGCAGCGAATGCGATAGGTACGCTCAGACCTTGTGCCTGGGGTGTGCCCTGGCTCTCGTGCGTGCCTACAACCGCCAGGGAGCCGTCACAAGGCCACCGCGATCCGCGCTTCCTTCTGCCTCGCGGCGGAAGTCCGCGCGATCCGACACACCCGACCGCGTGGGTCGGCGATGTTCCAGGTTAGCTGTACCTATCGGCACACAGAAACCGGAGAAGTAGTGCCTACGATCCAGCAGCTGGTCCGCAAGGGCCGGCAGGACAAGGTCGAGAAGAACAAGACGCCGGCACTCGAGGGTTCGCCCCAGCGCCGTGGCGTCTGCACGCGTGTGTTCACGACCACCCCGAAGAAGCCGAACTCGGCCCTGCGTAAGGTCGCGCGTGTGCGTCTGACCAGTGGCATCGAGGTCACCGCTTACATTCCGGGTGAGGGACACAACCTGCAGGAGCACTCCATCGTGCTCGTGCGCGGCGGCCGTGTGAAGGACCTGCCGGGTGTTCGCTACAAGATCATCCGCGGCTCGCTCGACACCCAGGGTGTCAAGAACCGCAAGCAGGCCCGCAGCCGTTACGGCGCCAAGAAGGAGAAGTAAGAATGCCTCGTAAGGGCCCCGCCCCGAAGCGCCCGGTCATCATCGACCCGGTCTACGGTTCTCCTCTGGTCACGTCGCTGATCAACAAGGTGCTGCTGAACGGCAAGCGCTCCACCGCCGAGCGCATCGTCTACGGCGCCATGGAGGGTCTGCGTGAGAAGACGGGCAACGACCCGATCATCACGCTGAAGCGTGCGCTGGAGAACATCAAGCCGACCCTTGAGGTCAAGTCCCGCCGTGTCGGTGGTGCGACGTACCAGGTTCCGATCGAGGTCAAGCCCGGTCGCGCCAACACGCTCGCGCTGCGCTGGCTGGTCGGTTACTCCCGCGCCCGTCGCGAGAAGACCATGACCGAGCGTCTGCTCAACGAGCTTCTCGACGCTTCGAACGGCCTCGGTGCGGCCGTCAAGAAGCGCGAGGACACGCACAAGATGGCCGAGTCCAACAAGGCCTTCGCGCACTACCGCTGGTAGTCGCTACCCACATCGAGACCGAGAGAAGACTGAAGCCTTATGGCTACCACTTCACTTGACCTGGCCAAGGTCCGCAACATCGGGATCATGGCCCACATCGACGCGGGCAAGACGACCACCACCGAGCGGATCCTGTTCTACACCGGCGTGTCGTACAAGATCGGTGAGGTCCACGACGGCGCCGCCACCATGGACTGGATGGAGCAGGAGCAGGAGCGTGGCATCACGATCACGTCTGCTGCGACCACCTGTCACTGGCCGCTCGAAGACAACGACTACACCATCAACATCATCGACACCCCCGGGCACGTCGACTTCACCGTAGAGGTGGAGCGCTCCCTGCGCGTGCTCGACGGTGCCGTGACGGTGTTCGACGGTGTCGCCGGTGTCGAGCCGCAGTCCGAGACGGTGTGGCGTCAGGCCGACCGCTACGGCGTGCCGCGCATCTGCTTCGTCAACAAGCTGGACCGCACCGGCGCCGAGTTCCACCGCTGCGTCGACATGATCAGCGACCGCCTGGGCGCGCAGCCGCTGGTCATGCAGCTGCCGATCGGTGCCGAGGCCGACTTCAAGGGCGTCGTGGACCTGGTCCGCATGAAGGCGCTCGTGTGGTCCGCCGAGGCGGCCAAGGGCGAGATGTACGACATCGTCGACATCCCGGACACCCACACCGAGGCTGCCGAGGAGTGGCGCGGCAAGCTGGTCGAGGCCGTCGCGGAGAACG
The sequence above is drawn from the Streptomyces sp. SAT1 genome and encodes:
- the rpsL gene encoding 30S ribosomal protein S12 is translated as MPTIQQLVRKGRQDKVEKNKTPALEGSPQRRGVCTRVFTTTPKKPNSALRKVARVRLTSGIEVTAYIPGEGHNLQEHSIVLVRGGRVKDLPGVRYKIIRGSLDTQGVKNRKQARSRYGAKKEK
- the rpsG gene encoding 30S ribosomal protein S7; this translates as MPRKGPAPKRPVIIDPVYGSPLVTSLINKVLLNGKRSTAERIVYGAMEGLREKTGNDPIITLKRALENIKPTLEVKSRRVGGATYQVPIEVKPGRANTLALRWLVGYSRARREKTMTERLLNELLDASNGLGAAVKKREDTHKMAESNKAFAHYRW